From a single Brassica napus cultivar Da-Ae chromosome C9, Da-Ae, whole genome shotgun sequence genomic region:
- the LOC106369838 gene encoding uncharacterized protein LOC106369838 yields MTEQQSSPTMKIQDVDEEEDDRYSDTHDPYPLDPMPEWDVDSYEGREYESDPDHRELFSDEERYEQYRLDKRKAFHSKGFIYIPLSGSYPIKDLEEIGYDNKTTREKMTNLTNLCIKKLNETKGKTVEFVHIVRVFKRWAAAWKSSITFMARESPNGPLVEYQAKVVTFPGDCKAPIPILCRPTPIDTHLY; encoded by the exons ATGACCGAACAGCAGTCTTCGCCGACCATGAAAATCCAGGACGTGGATGAGGAGGAAGACGATAGATATAGTGATACACATGACCCGTATCCACTGGATCCTATGCCCGAGTGGGACGTGGACAGCTACGAAGGTCGTGAGTATGAATCAGATCCAGATCATCGTGAGCTTTTCTCTGACGAGGAACGTTATGAGCAATACCGTCTCGACAAACGTAAGGCTTTCCATAGTAAG GGTTTCATCTATATACCCCTTAGCGGAAGCTATCCAATTAAAGATCTGGAGGAGATAGGGTATGACAACAAGACTACTCGGGAGAAAATGACAAATCTTACTAACTTGTGTATTAAGAAACTCAACGAGACAAAG GGAAAAACAGTTGAATTTGTTCATATAGTGAGAGTTTTTAAACGTTGGGCGGCTGCATGGAAATCTTCCATAACGTTTATGGCTCGGGAGTCTCCTAATGGACCTCTTGTAGAGTACCAGGCCAAGGTGGTGACATTTCCAGGGGACTGTAAAGCTCCTATTCCCATCCTCTGCAGACCAACTCCTATAGACACTCACCTATATTGA
- the LOC106383778 gene encoding KDEL-tailed cysteine endopeptidase CEP3 translates to MNKIKAIFLTKPNATPAHIKGLLVPHGLIGISVDVDDKFRELKNVSEVVILHEPREGMNRHALIIVGHGRTKDNKLFFIVQNTWGTIWGINGYGRIIIEKTCPIFYVGELVK, encoded by the exons ATGAATAAAATCAAGGCGATATTTCTTACCAAACCCAACGCGACTCCTGCACACATCAAAGGACTACTGGTCCCTCACGGTCTTATCGGGATTAGTGTTGATGTAGATGACAAGTTTCGTGAACTTAAGAATGTAAGTGAAGTAGTGATTT TGCATGAACCGCGAGAAGGGATGAACAGGCACGCTTTGATCATCGTTGGTCATGGGAGGACAAAGGATAACAAGCTGTTTTTCATTGTGCAAAACACATGGGGTACGATCTGGGGTATCAATGGGTATGGAAGGATCATCATCGAAAAGACATGCCCTATCTTTTACGTTGGTGAATTGGTGAAGTAG
- the LOC106383777 gene encoding uncharacterized protein LOC106383777, whose product MRREQAKNNQQDGEPAEKFSIPEDYGDGSIINFIWTTTNKRLLELIIAQTEVDCWAWALVRILQFFHNKDISVVAQQTSLSIKSLVKYVILGMNEAKEPGAQKKLKKKSLAVSSLKRAIDYILNVGIERDYGTQVYKLK is encoded by the exons ATGCGACGTGAACAAGCAAAAAATAATCAACAAGATGGTGAACCAGCGGAAAAATTTTCCATTCCTGAA GACTATGGAGATGGTAGTATTATCAACTTCATTTGGACTACTACAAATAAGCGGCTGCTAGAGCTAATTATTGCACAAACGGAGg TTGATTGCTGGGCTTGGGCTTTAGTTAGAATTTTGCAGTTCTTCCACAACAAAGATATAAGTGTAGTTGCTCAGCAAACATCTTTGTCAATCAAATCTCTTGTCAAATATGTGATATTGGGGATGAATGAAGCAAAGGAACCAGGGGCCCAAAAgaaactaaagaagaaaagtttGGCTGTTTCTTCTTTAAAAAGGGCCATTGATTACATTCTCAATGTGGGAATCGAAAGAGACTATGGAACACAGGTATATAAACTAAAGTAA